A segment of the Gemmatimonadales bacterium genome:
ATGACCGGGCCGCTGCCAAGGCGAAAGCGGATGAGTTGGCCGCCGAGCTGCGGCGCTTCGCCTCGACCCGGACGGTTCGCCTGACGCTCGGCGCGCTCTTTGACAAGTATCTGCAGGAAGTCACCCCGACCAAGACGGTGACGACCCAAGGGCACGATCGCCGCAGCGTGCGGCTCTTCCTCACCGTGTTTGGTGCGGACCAGCCGGCGGCCGAACTCTCGCGGCGTGATCTCGAGCGGTTCGTGCAGTGGCGCCGCACGACGGGCGACACGCGCAGCGGGGCCCGGAAAGGCCAACGCATCGGCCCCCGGGTGATCGGGTATGATCTGGCGCTACTGCGGGCGATGCTCAGCTGGGCGGTCGGGGCGAAGTGGCTCGATCGGCATCCGCTCGACGGGGTGAAGGTCCCCCTCGGGGCCCATACGCCGAATAGTCCGGTCCTCAGCCTCGAGCACTACGAGGCGATGCGGTCGGTCGCCGCGTCGATCGATCCCGGTTTCGAATTGGCGCTGATCCTGGCCCGCGAGACCGGGCACCGGATCAATGCCATTCGGCAGCTGCGCTGGTCCGATGTCGATTTCACGGCCCGGTCGGTGCAGTGGGCGGGCGGGCACGATAAGCTGCGGTTCGCCCATGCCACACCGCTGACGCCGGCCGCGCTCGCGGCCCTGGAGGCCCACCAGCAGGCGACGGCGGCGATCGGCAACGCCTGGGTCTTTCCCGCCCCAGGGGACGCCACAACGCCCGTCTCGCGCGATCAGGTGCGCGGCTGGTGGCAACGCGGGGAATTGCTCGCCCGGATTCCCCCGCATCCTGGGCGCGGCTGGCATAGCCTCCGGCGCGCGTTCGCGACCGACCTCAAGCATATCCCGCTGGTCGATCTCGCGGCGCTTGGCGGGTGGAAGAGCGCGCAGACGATTCTGAAGTGCTATCAGAAACCGGATGCCGACACGATGGAGGCCGCGCTCGCGAGCCGCAGCAGTCGCGCGGCGCTCGGCTGAACGGACACCATTACGGACACCATCGGGCGTGGTGTCCACAAAAAAAGTCCCGCTCGACTCCGTAAGTCGTTGCGGGACAGTGCCTAACGAAATGGGCCTGGATAGAGTTGAACTATCGACCTCACGCTTATCAGGCGTGCGCTCTAACCACCTGAGCTACAGGCCCCAACACACACTGCCCCCGACCAGGAACAGCCCTTCAGGATAGCTACCAACCGTCCAGTTGCGCAACCCGACGCCGGAACCACACAGATCCGGAGCCGGGACGCATCCGACTACTCCTCGTTGTCGTCGTCGACGTCGAAACCGAAGTCTTCATCGAGTTCGTCCTCATCCTCGAACTCGTCACTGTCGCCATCGAGTTCGTCGTCGAACTCGTCGTCCTCGTCTTCATCATCGAACGAGAAACCGTCGCCGTCTTCATCCTCGTCTTCATCGAACCGACGACGCAGCTCCACGTCTTCAAATGACGCCCACACGGCCGACATGGGAACTCCTGCCTTCCTAGAGATTGAGGGTAGTACGGTACGCATTACGCATTCGCCTCCCGAGCCATGGCACGGGCCACCTTCCGACGCTCCGTCTGCGGCAAGATCCGCTTTCGAAGCCGAATCGTTTCCGGCGTGACTTCGATCAACTCGTCATCCTCGATGTACTCGAGCGCGTACTCCAGCGTGATCTCTCGCGGCGGCTCGAGCATGACGTTCTCGTCCGACGCCGTGGTCCGCATGTTCGTCAACTTCTTTTCCTTGGCTACGTTGACGTCCATGTCCTCGGGCCGCGAGTTTTCTCCGACGATCATCCCCTCATAGACATCCGTACCAGGCGCAATGAACAAGGAGGCACGCTCCTGCAGATTGCCGAGGGCGAATGCCACTGTTTTGCCCTCCCGATCCGCCACCAGCACGCCCCGCTTCCGCCCGGCGAGCGGGCCAGCCCAGGGACCGTACTCCAGGTACCGGTGATGCAACGTGCCCGTGCCCCGAGTGTCAGTCAGAAACTCGGACCGATAGCCGAAGAGACCGCGGGCCGGGATTTTGAACATCAGCCGAACCGTTCCCTGCCCCGAGTTGCGCATCTCGACCATCTCGGCCCGACGCGGACCGAGCTTCTCCATGACCGCCCCCATGTACGTTTCGGGAACGTCGATCATCAGCTCTTCATACGGCTCGAGCCGCTGCCCATCCTCACCCTCTCGGGTTATGACCCGGGGCCTCGAGACCTGAAACTCGTACCCCTCACGCCGCATCGTTTCCATCAGGATGCCGAGGTGGAGTTCACCACGGCCGCTGACGGCCAGCGTGTCCGGCGAGTCCGTCTCTTCGACCTTGAGCGCCACATTGCGCTCGAGCTCCTTGAACAGCCGGTCCCGCACCTGACGACTCGTGACGAACTTGCCCTCCCGCCCGGAAAACGGCGAATTGTTGAGCGCAAAGTCGACCGAAATGGTCGGCAGCTCCACCGCGATGCCCGCCAGACGCTCCGGATGCTCGACATCCGTCAGCGTCTTGCTGATGTCGATGCCGTCGAACCCGGACACGACCACGATGTCGCCGGCGGCGGCCTCGGGAACCTCGACCCGGGCAAGACCCTCGAACGCAAAGAGCTTGCTGATCCGGCTCCGCTCGATGCCTTCCGTCACCAGACCGGGCTCGCCCAGCGGCAAGAGGGCGATCGGATCGCCCACCTTGACCCGGCCCCGCTCGATCCGGCCGATCCCCAACCGACCCAGGAAGGTCGAGTGGTCGAGGGTCGAAATCAGCATCTGGAACGGCCCCTCGGGGTCGCCCTTGGGCGGAGGAACATGGGCCACGATAGCGTCAAAGAGCGGCTCCAGATCGACCCCGGCCGTTTCCAGGTCCTTCGAGGCGGTTCCATGCCGACTCGAGGTGTACAGGAACGGAGCCTCCAACTGCTCATGCGAGGCCTCCAGATCGATGAAGAGACCCAGAACCTCGTCGTGTACCCTGTACGGCTCGGCGTCAGCCCGGTCGATCTTGTTGATCGCCACGATCGGAGTGAGGCCCAGGCCCAGGGCTTTCCGGGTCACGAAACGGGTCTGGGGCATCGGCCCCTCCGCCGCATCGACCAGGATGAGCACCCCGTCGACCATGCGCAGAATCCGCTCGACTTCCCCTCCGAAGTCGGCGTGACCGGGCGTATCGACGATGTTGATTTTGGTGCCCTTCCACCGAACGGCCGTGTTCTTCGCGAGAATGGTGATCCCGCGCTCCCGTTCCAGCGGATTGGAATCCATCACCCGCTCTTCGACCTGTTGATTCTCGCGGAAGACGCCCGCCTGGCGGAGCATCTGGTCCACCAACGTGGTCTTCCCGTGGTCTACGTGCGCGATGATTGCGATGTTCCGAATTTCCACAGCCCAGCCCCCTTGCGCGGCCATATATAGGGGTAGCCCCGGAGGGGCGCAAGGGATGGGCCAGACGAGCGCCTAGTGGCGGTGGGACTCGTGCCAGGCTCCGTGGAGGTGGTGATCATGATCGCCGTGCTCGGCCAGCGTTCGATCGGCTCCCCGCAGCAGGCAGTCGAGGCCCTCGCAATGGTCCTCGATCTCGAGCTGGAGGGTCGAGTGCTGGATTCCGAGATCGGCCAGATGGTGAAGCATTTCCCGCAGCGCAACCGGGTGCCGGGCGAGGTCCGGCACCAGGGCGTGTCCGCTCATGGCGACCACCCCGCTGGTCACGGTCCAGACATGCAGGTCGTGGATGTCCTGAACCCCGTCCACGCCCAGCAGGCGGGCCCGGACCTGATCGAGCGATACATGGGGCGGCGCCGCCTCGAGCAGGACCGAAGTGCTCTCCCGGAGTAAGCGCCAAGCCGCCCAGAAAATGACCACGGACAGGATGATCGAGACGATCGGGTCCGCGGCAGTCCACCCGGTCAGCCAGACCACGAGCGCCGCCAGCAACGCACCGACCGAGCCCAAGGCGTCGCTCACCACATGCAGATAGGCGCCCCGCACGTTGAGACCACCATGCCGGACATCATGCAGGACCCGAAGGCTGACCAGATTGATCAGAAGCCCGGCCGCCGCCGCGGCCAGGAAGATTCCCACCCGAATCGGCTGCGGGTTGCCCAGCCGCTCGATTGCCTCGAAGATGACGGCGATGGCAATCCCGATCAGCGCAACGCTGTTGACGACCGCGGCAAAGACCTCGAGCCGGAGGTAACCGAACGTCTTCGACGGGGTGGCAGGCCGCCGAGCCAGCCACGCCGTGAACGCGGCCAGCGAGAGCGCCCCGACGTCGACCAGCATATGACCGGCATCGGCCAGGAGCGCCAGTGACCCGCTGATCCACCCGGCAATGGCCTCGATCACCATGAAAATCGAGGCCAGTACCAGGACCAGAATCAGCTTGCGCGATACGACCTCTCGCTCCGGCCGGGTTGCGGTACTAACGTTGTGGCGTATGGAACCCCCAGAATCCACCGGCGTCATCTCAGGCCTGATCGGCGTCGTTGCCCTCGTGCTGGCCAATGCCTTCTTCGTTGCCGCCGAATTTGCCCTCGTCGGCGCCCGAAGGACCCGGCTCGAGGAAATGGTCCGGACCGGCGACCGCAAAGCTATCCTGGCCCGCCGCGCCGTTCAATCACTCGACCGCTACATCTCCGCGACCCAGCTGGGCATCACCCTGTCGTCGCTGGGCCTGGGCTGGATCGGCGAACCGGCGCTAGCACACCTGATCCAGGACCTGTTTGCCTTCCTGCCGAGTGCCGTCCAACCGGTCGCGGTCCACTCGATCGCGATTGCCATCGCCTTTACCATCATCTCCGTCCTCCACATCGTGCTGGGCGAGCTGATGCCCAAGGCCGTCGCACTCCTGTTCCCGGAGGAAGTCAGTCGCTGGACCGCCGGACCACTGATGGGCTTTGCCTGGTTCATGACTGTTCCGATCCGGATCCTGAACGGGTCCGCCAACACCCTCCTCCGCCTGCTCGGCGTGCGGCAGCCCTCCGAACACGCCCGGGTCCACAGCGCCGAAGAAATCCGGATGCTGATCGAACAGAGCGAGGTCGGGGGTCAGGTCAGCCGGGAGGATGCTCGCCTGATCGAGGGTGTCTTCGAGTTTACCGAGAAGACCGCGCACGACGTGATGACCCCGCGGACCGAAATCGTGGCTCTGGAAGCGGGTCTGACGGTCGACGAGGCCGCCGGGATCGTCGCCGCCGCGGGGCGATCCCGCTATCCCGTCTATCACGACTCACTCGATGAAATCGTCGGCATTACCCACGCCAAGGACATCCTGAAGGCGCTGCGGGAGAATCCTTCGCATCCGATCCACAGCATCGTTCGACCGCCGCACCTGGTACCAGGCACCCGGGAGGTCGAAGACGTCCTGGCTGACATGAAGCGGCTCAAGGTCCATATGGCCATCGTGCTCGATGAGTTCGGCGGTACGGCAGGACTGGTCACCATGGAAGATCTGCTCGAAGAAATCGTCGGACCGATCTTCGATGAGCACGACGTGGCCGAGCAGCCGCTCGACACCGCGGCGGCGCCGCTGATCGATGGCGCCATGCCGATCGACGAATTCAACGATGCGTACCAGGCCGAGCTCGACGACACCGACTATACCACGATCGGCGGTCTGCTCTTCGGCGAGTTGGGGCGCCTGCCCGTTTCAGGCGACCGGGTCAGCGTCGGCGGATTGACCTTCGAGATTACCGCGATGGAAGGACGGCGGGTCAAGACGGCCCGGCTGAGCAGCCGCCAGGACGCCACGGCAGAATCGAAGGGCTAGGGTTTGCGCAGCGAAGCCAGCCGGACGGCCAGTTCGAGCGACTCCCGCATGCTGCCCGGATCGGCCCGATCGAGCCCGGCAATATCGAACGCGGTACCGTGGTCGGGCGAGGTTCGCGGAAACGGCAGACCGAGCGTGACGTTGACCCCCTGCCCGAATCCCGCGACCTTGACGGCCGTCATCCCGACATCGTGGTACGGAGCGAGCACCGCGTCGAACTCACCGCGCATCGCTCGGACGAAGACGGTGTCCGCCGGGTAGGGCCCGTGGGCGCCCAGCGCGGCAATCGCCGGTGCCAGCACCCGGGCTTCCTCGTCGCCAAACAGACCCTGCTCGCCCGCATGCGGATTGAGGGCACACACCGCCAGACGCGGCTGGTCGATCCCGAACCAGGCTCTGAGTCCGGCTGCGGTCACCCGACCGGTTCGGATGATCCGCTCCGTCGTCAACACGGCCGGCACGTCCCGAAGCGCGATGTGGGTCGTGACCAGCACCACCCGAAGCGCACCGGCGGCAAGCATCATCGCGACATCGACATCACCTGCCAGGTGCGCAAGCCACTCGGTGTGTCCGGGATACCGGAAGCCGGCGAGATGCAAGGCATGTTTTTCGACCGGAGCCGTCACGATCGCGTCGACCGCCCCGGCCTTGGCCAGCGCCACCGCCCGCTCGACCGCGTGACCCGCCAGCTGCCCCGCGCGAGCCACCCGCCGCCGGTCCTCCGGGCGGGCCCCCGAACCCGCACCCCAGGGGCCCAGCCCGACCGTTGCGACACCCGGAACAGCCGCGACCTGGTCGTCGGCGCCGATCAGGGTGAGATCGGCGTCGAGCGGCAGGGCCAGCGCTTTGGCTACGATTTCGGGACCGATGCCCCGGGGATCACCCAGGGTGACGGCCAGGCGGGGACGGCGTTGCGAGGTCACACGTCGTGAATCAGGACAAAACTCGCCTTGCGCATCCGCTCGAGGTGGCGCCCTTCGCCCAGTCGGCGGGCCAGACTGCGTCGGATCTGTTCACGAACATCTTCGAACCGCACTTCACCGGCGGGAATCCGACGGGTCAGCTGAACGATGGCCCACTTGGACCGGATCGGATCGGGCGACGGCAACTGGAATACGGGCCCCACGCCGCCCTCGGCCAAACCGGCAAAGGCCTGACCGTATCCCGGCGCCTGCTGCGCCAGCTGACCGACGGGATACTGCTGGATCTCGCGCTCTTCCATCCGATCGTGGTAGACCCGCTGCAAGCTGTCGAACGAGGCTCCGGCAACCAGCGCAGCGCGAACTCGCTCAGCCAGCGTGTACGCGCTGTCCGCGTTGGTCGAGTCGATCACGGGCATGATCAGGATGTGCCGAACATGCACTTCGGCCGCCTGGACCCGCTCGACCTGAATCAGATGGAATCCAAAGCCCGTCTCGACCGGATCGGAGATCTGTCCCGGACGCAGCGAAAACGCCACCGACTCGAAGCGCGGGTCGTACCCCTGGCCACGCCGGATCCAGTTGAGCGATCCCCCCTGCTCACGAGTGCCAGGATCCATCGAAAACCGGCGCGCCGCAGTCGCAAAGTCCGCCCCTTTCCGCAACTCGACCAGAATCGAGTCGATCAGCTGGCGCGCGGCGGCCTTGGCCGTGTCACTCGGCTGCGGAGCAATCACGATCTGCTTGAACGACACCAGCTCTGGCCGGGGTTCGAAATTACCCTTCTGCTGGTCGAAATACTGCCGCATCTCCTCATCGGTAGGCGGAACGTCCTTGACCCGTCCGCGCTGGCGGAGATTGTCCCAGAACCGGTTGGCCAGGAAGGTCCGACGCTGTTGCTCCGCACTGAAGGTGCGCCACTCTTCGAGCGTCTGAAAGCCGGTCCGCTGCAACTCGGTCCGGAACTGCTCTTCGGACTGATACTGGCCTCGGACGTTGCGGTAAAGCTGATCCACCGACTGGGTAATCTCCTCGTCGGTGACCTTGATGGTGGTATCGCGCGAGGCCTGCTGGATCACCAGTTCCTCATTGACCAGCGACTCGAGGATGCCGCGCTGCAGCTGGCGAAGCACCGACTGGTCGGTGGGCGCCGGACGCCCGCGGAGTTCGATCAGGATCCGCTCCTGCACCTCCGACAGCAGGATCGGACGAGTCCCGACCACGGCCACGATCCGATCGATCGTGGTCGCCGAATCGGCCGTCTGGGCGGCGGCGCTGCCGGCGGGCGCACCAACCATGGCGCCCACCAGCCCGAGCCACACCAACCGCGCTACCGGCAACTGTCGCATCCAGACACCTTCCACGTTCCTCACGTCGTCAGGGCCGCGGCGGCGCGGCGGGTTCCGCACCTTCGATCGGCGGGCCACCAGGCGCCTGCTGAATCGCACCCGGGGCCGGGCGAGCGCTCGCCTCGGCCGAGTCCTTCTTGAATTGCGTGGTGGCCAACTCGACCGAGCGGGCGATCCCGGGCTGATGGACCTTGCCCAGCTTGAGCCCGCGGAGGTAGGACGCCAGCTCTGGCGGCAACTGGATCATCTGAGCCTGGCCCTCGAGCAGCCGATTGAAGAAAGCATCGATCTTCTCGCTGGCCAGCTTGGCCTTCGCATCCGCGGCAAGCGTCGACGAATCCGAGAGCTCGGGCACATCGAGGCCCAGTTCGCTCTCGATCTGCGTGACGAGCTGGTTGTACCGCACCAACGCAAATTGCTTCATCTGCGGCTCGGGGTTGATCCCGGCCGAGTCGGCGGCTCGAAGCAGCAGCGTGCGCAGCCCCAAATCCTTGGCAAACGCCGTGAGCAGGCTGTCCGGCGCGCTCCGGATCGACATCTTCGCCTGCACGTTGAACATGGCGCCCCACTTGGCAAAGTCGCCGACGGTGACGTTGCCGCTCTTCGCCTTGACGAGCACCTTGCTCGATCCTCGCGCTCCTTCGATGTCCGCAACGGCACTCTTGATGGCCGCCGGAGCTCCGCCGGTGACCTCGAGATTATTGGCCGCGATCAGTTCAGCCTGGTAGGTCGAGTCGACCGACGAGAGCCCGAACTGGGCAAATCCGGTCTGGAACCGGTCCTGCGCCTCACGGAACGAGGGGCGCCGGATCAGGTGGTACCCGAACTGGGTGGTGATCACGTCCGTCACCGCTCCTGGAGCGAGCTCCCAGGCCGGGGCCTCGAACTCAGGCACGAACTGTCCCCGCGGACCGAACGGGAGATAGCCTCCGTCGTTCTTGCTGCCATCGGCGCTCAGCTGCGACGCGATCTGGCCGAAATCGGCACCGCCGCGAATCCGCGCCAGCGCAGCGGTGAGCTGCTGCCGGGCCGCGGCGCTGTCGCGAGCAGTCGGCCCGGACGGAATGACGATGATGTGCTGGAAAACGCGGTAGGTCGGTTCGTTGTAGGCAGCCTCGAGCGCCTCCGGCGTCATCGAGAAACGCTTTGCGCGCACCGAGTCACGCAGCAGATTGAGCCGGATCGTCGCCATGGTCGGCCACAGCAGCGCCTCGACCGCGGCAGAATCGGTCGGGATCTTGTTCTCGGCCACAGCGCGGCCCACCAGCGAATAGTCGAGCCACAGGTTCGAGATGAACTCCGCGGCTTCGACCGTCGGGGTTCCGCCGCCCGACTGGTTCATGATCGACGCCACCCGTTCGGCGGTCAGCTGATGCTCACCCACCTGCGCTGCGACGTCCGATCGCGCCGAGAAGCGCTCACACCCTCCGAGGAGCGCGCTTCCGACTACCAGTCCCAACACCAAACGGCTCATGTCCACTCCATTCAAGTTGCTTGGATGACCGGCGCGGCGCACCGGTCGTATCACTGCGTGACGACTTGCCTCAACGCCCGCACGACGGCGGGAATGATTGCCTCACCGCCCAGGCGAACCAGCCGGAGCGACAACGGTACCGTCCGCCGCACGTCGGCGGACAACTGCACCCGATCGAGCGCGGCCGTGAGGCGAGCCATCCGCGGGGTCGTCCCCGCCCGAAAGCTGACTCGTGCCTCCTCGCCACGCACCAGAATGTGCTGGATGCCGAGCGCCGCCCCGACGACCCGAAGACGGGTCAGGTCGAGCAGATTCTCAGCCTCATCCGGTGGGGCCCCGAAACGTTCCCGAAGCTCCTGGCGTAACTCATCAATTTCGCCAGGCGAGGCCGCCCGCGCCAGTCGCCGATAGACATCCAGCTTGGTGTCGTCATCTGCGACGTACTCGTCCGGGAGGTGCGCGGGTCGGTCAAACACGACATCCGGCGGTGCCGGCGCCTCGACGACCCCGCCCGACGCCCGGAGCGATTTGACAGTCTCCTCGAGCCACCGCAGGTACAGATCGAACCCGATGGCGTGGGCGTGCCCCGATTGCTCACCTCCCAGGAGATTCCCGGCGCCCCGGATCTCCATGTCTTTCAGCGCAATCCGGTACCCGGCCCCGAGTTCGGTGTGGTGCTCCAGCACCTTGAGCCGATCCTCGGCGTCCTGATCCATCAAATCCGGCGTCAGCAGGTAGCAGTAGGCGCGGCGGTGGCTGCGACCGACTCGACCGCGCAACTGATACAGTTGGGCCAGGCCAAAGCGATGCGCATCGTGCACCACCATCGTGTTGGCGTTCGGCACATCGATACCGGACTCGACGATCATGGTCGACACCAGGATGTCGATCTCGCCCAGGACGAAGCGACGCATCACGGCCTCGAGCGAATCGGCAGACATCTGACCATGCGCAACGCCGACCCGGGCGCGCGGGGCCAGAGTGCGCACCCGCTCCGCAATCGTCTCGATCGTCTCGATCCGATTGTGAATGAAAAAGACCTGACCGCCACGATCGAGTTCCCGGGCGAACGCCTCTTCCAGGAGTCCATCGTCCCAGGGCTCGAGAAAGGTCAGGATGGGCGAGCGATCGCGGGGAGCCGTCTCGATCAGGCTCAGATCCCGAATCCCCGCGAGCGACATGTGCAGGGTCCGCGGAATCGGCGTCGCCGTCAGGGTCAGCACGTCGACCGCCAGCCGCAGCGCCTTGATCTGCTCCTTGTGCTTGACGCCGAACCGGTGCTCTTCATCGACGATCAGCAGGCCCAGATCTTTGAAGTGGACATCCGGCGACAACAGCCGGTGGGTGCCGATCGTGATGTCCACCACGCCGGCGGCCACCTCGGCGAGCACCGCCTTCTGCTCCTTCGCAGTCCGGAAGCGCGAGACGACCTCGACCCGAAGCGGAAAATCCGCCAGTCGCTCCGCAAAGGTCCGCCCATGCTGCTCGGCAAGTACGGTGGTCGGAACCAGCACCACGACCTGTTTGCCGCCCTGGACCGCCTTGAAGGCGGCCCGGACGGCGATTTCCGTCTTGCCGTAGCCGACATCACCGACCAGCAGTCGATCCATCGGCACGGGGCGTTCCATGTCCCGCTTGACGTCGTCGGTCGACCTGCGCTGATCGGGAGTATCCTCGTAGAGAAAACTCGACTCGAGCTCCCGCTGCCATTTGGTGTCCGGTGGAAAGGCAAAGCCGGCCTGGACCTGCCGCCGCGCATACAGCTCGAGCAGTTCGGCGGCCATCTTCTGGATCGCCTCGCGGGCCTTCTCGCGAATTCGCTTCCAGCTCGTGCTCCCGAGGCGATGGATCCGGGGCGGTGCCGCGTCGCCGTCGTCGCCCGCGCTGCGATACCGCTCGACCTGGTCGAGCCGATAGAGCGGGACGTGGAGGCGGTCGCCCCCCTCATACTCCAGCACGGCTACCTCGAGCAGGCCACCTTCGACTTCGATGGTCCGGATGCCCCGATAAATCCCGATTCCGTGATCGAGATGGACCACGTAGTCTCCGTTGGCCAGCGCTCCCGCCGCCGCCACCGGCGCCGCCTGGCGGTAGCGCCGCGGCCGTCGCAGCCGCCGGGCCCGCCGGAAGATTTCATGGTCGGTCATGACCCGGAGCGACGGCATCACGAAGCCGCCATCGAGCGCACCAACCGTCAGCGCCGCGGCCGAGGCGCGGCCATGCTCCTCGAGCAGCTCCGAGAGGCGCTCGAGCTGTCCCTCGTTGTCGCAGAGAATCAGGGTGGGAAGGCCGCCATCGAGCAGCGAGCGGAGCCGTTTGATGTCGCGGTCGACCCGCTCGGGCGGAAAGAAGCCAGCCTGGAGATCGACCGGCTCATCCGCCAAGGCAAGCTGCGCATATCGGGTCGCGAGCGGCCGCCACTGCTCCGGATCGAGGAACAGGTCGCTCCGGGCCGGCACCTCCTCGCCCGTCCGCCGGGCCACCTCCAGATGGTGCTCCGCCTCGCGCCAGGCCCGGCTGACCTCCTCGCCAGCTGCGCTGATCGAATCGACCAGGAGCAACGCGCCGGCCGGCAGCAGTTCGAGCAGCGAGCGGCGGACTGGCGGCCCCAGGCCCGGCCCCGCTGCCTCGTAGGGCTTGGTTCGCACAGGCAGCACTGTGACCACGTCGAGCAGCTCGCCGCTCCGCTGGGTGGTCAAGTCGAAGCTGCGGAGGCTCTCGATCACGTCGCCCCACCACTCGGCCCGGGTTGGGGCACTCATGCCGAAGCCGTAGAGGTCGACGATGCCACCGCGGACACTGAACTGCCCGACTTCCAGCACCGTCGCCACTCGCTCATAGCCCATGGCCAGCAGCTGATCGACCGTTGCGGACAGCGGCTGATCCTCGGCCCGGCGCAGTTCCAGGCGCATCGCGGCAAGCGCCGCCGGCACCGCGGTCCGCTCCGCGGTGGCGCGGGCCGTCGTCACCAGGATGTCGAGGCGCCCTCCCAGCAGCGCCTCGATGGTCTCGGTTCGCTCGCCCGCGATCTCGACGTGGTGCTCCTCCTCGCCGAGGGCTTCCCGCTGCGGGTAGAGCGCGATCGGTCGATCGGTGAGCTGGCTCAGGTCTGCCAGCCAGCGCTCGGCCTCCGCGGGCGTGGTCGCCACCACGGTAATGAGCCGATTGGTCCGCTGTTCCGCGAGCCAGGCCGCCAGCACCGCGGCGCTCGACCCGGCCAGCCCGCCCACTCGGACCAGGCCACTGCCCACCGGCAGCCGTTCGAGCATCTCCGCTGCAAAGCGAGTGCGACCGAATGCGTCGAGAACGGCACGCAACATCAGGCTCGCCCCTTACCTCGAACCGCGCTCGCCAGCGCCGCCTCGGCCAGACCCAACAAGAGCGCAGCAAGCAACAACAGGCCGCGCAGATCACTGGTGGCGCCGGCATGGAACGCCAGCGCGCCGGCGCGATCGGGCTCGCCGATCCGGGCTGCGGGCCAGAGGGCCCGGATCTCACTGTCGGTGGCCCGGGCGAGATCGGATTCCCGCGGATCCGGATTGACGTTGAGCACGCCAATCGTGTCGCTGCCGGCGAGCAGGAAATGCGGCCCGGGATGCTGCGGCCGGAACCAGGCTCCGCCCTCGA
Coding sequences within it:
- a CDS encoding peptidylprolyl isomerase; protein product: MSRLVLGLVVGSALLGGCERFSARSDVAAQVGEHQLTAERVASIMNQSGGGTPTVEAAEFISNLWLDYSLVGRAVAENKIPTDSAAVEALLWPTMATIRLNLLRDSVRAKRFSMTPEALEAAYNEPTYRVFQHIIVIPSGPTARDSAAARQQLTAALARIRGGADFGQIASQLSADGSKNDGGYLPFGPRGQFVPEFEAPAWELAPGAVTDVITTQFGYHLIRRPSFREAQDRFQTGFAQFGLSSVDSTYQAELIAANNLEVTGGAPAAIKSAVADIEGARGSSKVLVKAKSGNVTVGDFAKWGAMFNVQAKMSIRSAPDSLLTAFAKDLGLRTLLLRAADSAGINPEPQMKQFALVRYNQLVTQIESELGLDVPELSDSSTLAADAKAKLASEKIDAFFNRLLEGQAQMIQLPPELASYLRGLKLGKVHQPGIARSVELATTQFKKDSAEASARPAPGAIQQAPGGPPIEGAEPAAPPRP
- the mfd gene encoding transcription-repair coupling factor — its product is MLRAVLDAFGRTRFAAEMLERLPVGSGLVRVGGLAGSSAAVLAAWLAEQRTNRLITVVATTPAEAERWLADLSQLTDRPIALYPQREALGEEEHHVEIAGERTETIEALLGGRLDILVTTARATAERTAVPAALAAMRLELRRAEDQPLSATVDQLLAMGYERVATVLEVGQFSVRGGIVDLYGFGMSAPTRAEWWGDVIESLRSFDLTTQRSGELLDVVTVLPVRTKPYEAAGPGLGPPVRRSLLELLPAGALLLVDSISAAGEEVSRAWREAEHHLEVARRTGEEVPARSDLFLDPEQWRPLATRYAQLALADEPVDLQAGFFPPERVDRDIKRLRSLLDGGLPTLILCDNEGQLERLSELLEEHGRASAAALTVGALDGGFVMPSLRVMTDHEIFRRARRLRRPRRYRQAAPVAAAGALANGDYVVHLDHGIGIYRGIRTIEVEGGLLEVAVLEYEGGDRLHVPLYRLDQVERYRSAGDDGDAAPPRIHRLGSTSWKRIREKAREAIQKMAAELLELYARRQVQAGFAFPPDTKWQRELESSFLYEDTPDQRRSTDDVKRDMERPVPMDRLLVGDVGYGKTEIAVRAAFKAVQGGKQVVVLVPTTVLAEQHGRTFAERLADFPLRVEVVSRFRTAKEQKAVLAEVAAGVVDITIGTHRLLSPDVHFKDLGLLIVDEEHRFGVKHKEQIKALRLAVDVLTLTATPIPRTLHMSLAGIRDLSLIETAPRDRSPILTFLEPWDDGLLEEAFARELDRGGQVFFIHNRIETIETIAERVRTLAPRARVGVAHGQMSADSLEAVMRRFVLGEIDILVSTMIVESGIDVPNANTMVVHDAHRFGLAQLYQLRGRVGRSHRRAYCYLLTPDLMDQDAEDRLKVLEHHTELGAGYRIALKDMEIRGAGNLLGGEQSGHAHAIGFDLYLRWLEETVKSLRASGGVVEAPAPPDVVFDRPAHLPDEYVADDDTKLDVYRRLARAASPGEIDELRQELRERFGAPPDEAENLLDLTRLRVVGAALGIQHILVRGEEARVSFRAGTTPRMARLTAALDRVQLSADVRRTVPLSLRLVRLGGEAIIPAVVRALRQVVTQ